AAAATGGCTCAAGCAATGGCAATGGCAATGGCAATGGCTCGAAACCAGCTCAGAAAATGGCGGGTTTGGTGATGCCCGCTGCCGATCTACCTGTTAGTGTACCTACCTCTCTCCCCATCGCCCCACCACCCCATCACCCCATCCCCGATTTCACTGTCCTGAGCCAAACTCTGCTAACCGTCGTCAGTGAGAAGACAGGCTATCCAGTTGAAATGCTGGAGCTGGAGATGGATATGGAAGCAGATTTAGGGATTGACTCGATCAAACGGGTAGAAATCCTGGGAGCATTGCAAGAGCTATCCCCCGATTTGCCCAAGCCGAATCTTGAAGAGTTGGCAGAACGGCTTACCCTTGGTCAGATCGTTGAGTATATGCGATCGCTTGCAGAAGAGGACACGGGGACGCGGGGACACGGAGACGCGGGGAATTCTGAAAGCCAACTCTTTGCGTCATTGCCAGAAGCACCTCCAGTCCCAGTAACCGTTGATTTGGCTGAGTTGAGTCAAACTCTGTTGACTGTTGTTAGTGATAAGACAGGCTACCCAGCGGAAATGTTAGAGCTGGAGATGGATATGGAAGCAGATTTAGGGATTGACTCGATCAAACGGGTAGAAATCCTGGGAGCTTTGCTAGAGCTATTCCCTGATTTGCCTAAGCCAAATCCTGAAGATCTGGCAGAACTGCGTACCCTTGGTCAAATTATTGACTATATGAAAGGGCAGGCTCCAGAGGCTGAAAAAAAAATGCCTTCTGAGGTAGGGACGGGTGAGATAGGGGCGGGTTTAGTAGAGCTGCCAATGGTTGAACAGATAACTGAACCTAACCCGCCCTTACTAAACCACAATATTCGCCCTGAGGTTGAGGCAGGTTTAGTAGAGCTGCCAGTGGTTGAACAGATAATCGAACCTAACCCGCCCCTACTAGACCACAATATTCAACGCAGTCTGGTCAGACTCAAAGTCCTACAGTTACCTGATAGTTTAGAGTTTACCTTACCTAAAAACCACATTGGCTTGCTTACCGATGATGGCTCCCTCACCACTTTTAAACTGGCTCAAGCTCTGACCGAGCGTGGTTGGAAAGTTGTAGTCTTAAGTTTTCCTCCTTCCCTGATTGCAAAACAGCCACTGCCTGAAGGTATCAGCCGCGTTGTGCTGGAAGACTTGAGTGAAGAGCATTTGCAACAACAGTTAGCAGCGATCGCCACTAACTACGGACCGATTGCCGCTTTCATCCATCTCAATCCTGCCAGTCAGGATAATCAAAGCCAGGATATCCGCTACCTGGAAGTGGAAAAAGCTCTCCTGAAGCAAGTCTTTCTGATCGCCAAACATCTTAAAAACCCGCTGAATCAAGCAGCGCAGCAAGGACGCAGTTGTTTCCTCACAGTGGCTCGTCTGGATGGAAAATTCGGTCTAGGACAGGAAACTAACTTTGGTGCGATCGCTGCGGGTCTATTCGGGCTCACCAAAACATTGAACCAGGAATGGGAACCCGTGTTTTGTCGGGCAGTCGATCTTAGTCCTGAATTAGATGCAGAGCGCTCAGTACAAAATATCCTTGCTGAACTGCACGACCCTAATCGCTTAATCGCTGAAGTTGGTTATGCACAGGGACGAGCAACGCTGGTGTGCGAACAACCTGGGAGATCCCCTGCTCCCCTTAATAAGGGGGGTTGGGGGGATCGCACCAGCAGCCAAATTGATCGAAATTCTGTATTTCTCGTCAGCGGCGGTGCCAAAGGAATAACTGCTCAGTCTGCAATTAAGCTAGCGCAGAACTACCAGTGCAAATTTATCTTACTGGGTCGTTCCTCTATCGCACAACCCGAACCCGCCTGGGCTATTGGTTGCTCTAGCGAAGCGGAATTGAAAAAACGGATCTTGGAAGAACTGCTGACCAAAGGGGAAAAGCCGACACCTGTAATGGTGCAGAGAGAGTTTAATGTCATTGCATCCAAGCGAGAAATTGCCGCCACATTACGAGCAATTGAACAAGCGGGTGGACAAGCAGAATATCTCAGCGTGGATGTAACCGATGCGATCGCCTTACAAGAGCAACTCACCGCTGCGGTGCAGCGCATTGGACCCGTAACCGGAATCATTCATGGAGCTGGTAATCTAGCTGATAAGCGAATTGAGAAAAAAACAGCACAGAATTTTGAAACAGTTTACGCTGCCAAGGTGCAAGGTCTAGCAAACCTGCTGCGCTGTATACCAGCTAGCCAACTTAATCAGTTAGTCCTGTTTTCCTCAGTGGCTGGGTTTTATGGAAATGTTGGGCAAGCAGATTATGCGATCGCTAATGAAATCCTCAACAAATCAGCTCATCTGATCAAGCGCAACTATCCCAACTGCCACGTAGTTGCAATTAATTGGGGGCCTTGGGATAGTGGCATGGTTTCTCCAGAATTGAAGAAAGCTTTTGCCGAACGCAACATCGAGACGATTCCCATTGAGATCGGGACTCAAATGTTGGTTGATGAACTAAATCCGGTAAATCAACAAACCGCGCAGGTAGTGATTGGTAGTCCATTAGTATACATACCTGAGACATTAAACTCCGGATTGCAAACATTCCGGCTCCGGCGAAAATTAACATCGGTAGACAATCCCTTTTTGCAAGATCACGTAATTGCTGATCGTCCAGTTCTGCCAGCTACTTGTGCTATAGCATGGATAGCAAATACCTGTGAGCAACTCTATCCTGGTTACAAATTTTTTAGTTGCCCCAACTTCAAAGTTTTGAAGGGAATTGTGTTTGATGAAAACCTGGCAAGCGAGTATGTTCTTGACCTGAAAGAAATTGACAGAAATAGTTCCGAAGAGATACAATTTGAAGCTAAAATATGGAGTCAAAGCTCCGGAAAGATTCGCTATCATTTCAGTACTCAGCTAAAACTTCAGCGACAAATTCCTCCTGCTCCCACTTACGATTCGCTGAACATTACGCTGGATGAAAACCTTTCCATTTATAGTCAATCTCTATATCAAAATGGGGCTTTAAGCTTGTTTCATGGACCTTCGTTTCAGGGAGTCAAGCAAGTCTTAAATGCTAGTCCTGAAAAGCTCACTATGCAATGCCTGTTGCCAAGTATCGGAGAAAGACAACAAGGGCAGTTCCCAGTGCAAACATTCAACCCTTATATTGTTGACGTTGAAATCCATTCCACTTGGCTTTGGCTACAACATTGTTGCCAGCAAGGTTGTTTACCTTCAGAAATTGAAAATTTTGAACAGTTCGCCATCATTCCCTTTGATGAAACGTTTTATGTCTCGGCAGAAATCAGATCTAAAACAGACATAACTGTAGTTGCCGATGTCATAGCACACAATCTAGAAGGAAAAATCTACTCACGTATGCTTGGGGCTAAAGGAACTATATTGCCTATGAACATAGGGCAAAAATAATTCCCTAACTAATAGCCACTCTGAAGATAAATAAGGCGCAAACGAAAACTACACGTTAATCATGGCGTAGTCATGTAGATCGCGATCAGGAGATTAAGTAATGAAAATTGCAGAAATTGAAAACCCAAAACTGGCTATTGTAGGTATGGATTCCTGTTTGGGTTCATGCAATGGATTAGAAGCTCTTGAGCGCAGCATCTATGATGGCACCCAGCATTTTATTACTGTTCCGCCGCAGCGCTGGCAGAGAATGGAAGTTCAAGAGCAATTCAAAGACTATAGTCTTGAAAGTGGTAAAGCACCATTAGGAGCATACATCAAAGCTCTTGAAATCAATCTTCAAGATTTAAAACTATCATCCAGCGAAGCAGATAAATTAACCCCTCAATCACTGCTGATGCTTAAAGTAGCTGATAATGCCTTGAGAGATGCAGGACTTGAACCAGGGAAAAAAGTTGCGGTTATTCTTGCTACAGCGACAGAACTTTCTGTACAGCAGCTTCAGCAAAAATGGAATTTTATTGGACCTTCATTCACATTCAACTCAGCAGAAAATTCTGCGTTCAAAGTTATAGAAGTTGCACAAGAGCTACTCTTCACCGGGGAAGTAGACGCTGTGCTAGTGGGAGCTGTCGATCTGGCTACTGAACCTGAAAGTATCTTGCAACAGACAGCAACAGTGAACACAGGTGTTAACACCTTGAGCTACGATCGCCAGGCAAACGGTTGGATGATAAGCGAGGGTGCGATCGCCTTAGTCTTGAAACTCCACGAAACAGCAAAACAAGCGAATGATCGCATCTATGCAGTAATTAATGCCATCACTCGCTTGCCAAAGCGCTCCACCGCTGCTGAAGCAGTCACGCAAGCTTGCCAACAAGCTTTCCATCTCGCAGATATCAAACCTAAAGATATCGGCTACTTGGAAGTTTGTGGCAGTGGAATTCCCCAGGAAGATGAGTCAGAGATCGAGGGTTTAATCCAGGCTTATCAGCTCCCCCCAACCTCTATGGAGGGTGCCAACGGCGGGGGGATCTCAGGCGAAGTCGCAAAACAACAAAACGATTTAAGTTGTGCGATTGGCAGTGTGAAGGCAAATCTAGGTCACACCCACGCCGCTGCAGATCTAGCCAGCTTAGTTAAAACAGCGCTTTGCCTTTATCACCGCTACATTCCTGCCACACCCCAATGGTCTGGTCCTAAAATGCCCCAGATATGGCAAGGTAGTCCTTTTTATGTAGCTGCTGAATCTAGACCCTGGTTTCTAGAAACAGGAACTGATAGAAGAGCCGCCGCGATTAATAGCATGGGAGTGGATGGGACTTATGCACACTTAATTTTGTCAGAGGAACCAAGTCAGAGTAATCGCAGCAGCAAGTATTTAGAGCAAATGCCTTTTTATCTATTTGCGATCGCTGCTGATGACCGCTCATCCTTACTAGAACAAATTAACGCTCTCCAACAAAGAATCGAAGATTGCTCTTCTCTATCCGCTGCTGCTAGCCTTACCTTTGCAGCTTTTCAGCAGCGTTCTCAGGCAACGTATGCTCTGGCGATTCTCGGACATAACAAGGATGAATTAAAACGGGAAATCCAACGAGCCGTTAAAGGCGTTGCCAATGCGTTTGATCAAGGCGAAGACTGGCAAACTCCTGTAGGCAGCTATTTTACGGCAAAACCGTTGGGTAAAAAGGGGAAAATAGCTTTCGTTTATCCCGGTGCCTATAATTCTTATGTTGGACTTGCCCGAAATCTCTTCCACTTATTTCCCAGAATTTACGATGACTTAGTAATCAAAAGTGTCTACAGCCGTGTTGCCAACATCGAGAAACTTCTCTATCCCAGAAGCTTAAACTCGTTGTCAAGGAGGCAACTGGAAAGCCTGGAAAAGCAATTGCTGGACAATCCACTAGCAATGCTCGAATCTGAGACAGGCTTCGCTGGACTAATTACTGCAATTCTCAAGGATTATTTCAAAGTCCAGCCCCAATCTGCATTTGGTTATAGTCTGGGCGAAACTAGCATGATGTTTGCCCAAGGTGTCTGGACTAGCTTTAACCAACTTAGCGATGCCTTAAATTCATCCCAACTCTTTAGCACCCGG
This window of the Chroococcidiopsis sp. CCMEE 29 genome carries:
- a CDS encoding PfaB family protein, with amino-acid sequence MKIAEIENPKLAIVGMDSCLGSCNGLEALERSIYDGTQHFITVPPQRWQRMEVQEQFKDYSLESGKAPLGAYIKALEINLQDLKLSSSEADKLTPQSLLMLKVADNALRDAGLEPGKKVAVILATATELSVQQLQQKWNFIGPSFTFNSAENSAFKVIEVAQELLFTGEVDAVLVGAVDLATEPESILQQTATVNTGVNTLSYDRQANGWMISEGAIALVLKLHETAKQANDRIYAVINAITRLPKRSTAAEAVTQACQQAFHLADIKPKDIGYLEVCGSGIPQEDESEIEGLIQAYQLPPTSMEGANGGGISGEVAKQQNDLSCAIGSVKANLGHTHAAADLASLVKTALCLYHRYIPATPQWSGPKMPQIWQGSPFYVAAESRPWFLETGTDRRAAAINSMGVDGTYAHLILSEEPSQSNRSSKYLEQMPFYLFAIAADDRSSLLEQINALQQRIEDCSSLSAAASLTFAAFQQRSQATYALAILGHNKDELKREIQRAVKGVANAFDQGEDWQTPVGSYFTAKPLGKKGKIAFVYPGAYNSYVGLARNLFHLFPRIYDDLVIKSVYSRVANIEKLLYPRSLNSLSRRQLESLEKQLLDNPLAMLESETGFAGLITAILKDYFKVQPQSAFGYSLGETSMMFAQGVWTSFNQLSDALNSSQLFSTRLSGAKNAVREYWGLPQGQNHKAEFWSTYVLMAPASQVRECLKHEKRVYLTQINTPKELIIAGDTQACMRMIESLKCDAFRAPFNHVIHCLAMNSEYDELVRLNTLPTQSVANITFYSAAEYKPITLDSQAIAHNIAKALCQQLDFPELVNRVYKDDAKIFIETGVGSNCSRWIDEILKQKEHVTISLNRRGIDDHTSIVKALAKLLSHRVNLDLSPLYSQVRDASQSNSNFEDITLNGDSIPFKTTSDINKEDISSILLQQNSTDQNNFREMNQQKLENSGNGVKSSFILDDKQEVAEINVVQENHQSNRSNSIKTHKLIEQIEKINLLNPQYQKLNDNNSRASKIHAAFLQARQDSLQQISEIIQTQIVLCQQVLDQTSPTESKK